A window of the Brassica napus cultivar Da-Ae chromosome A2, Da-Ae, whole genome shotgun sequence genome harbors these coding sequences:
- the LOC106401157 gene encoding nudix hydrolase 2 isoform X1: protein MSCRLAKSYGFIRLLMKPRLRFPRFPADGFSAFRSCSTATRIRSMSASSSSSTNLMAGEDANSGVTVLPVVEDKYGGVMTEISHPMDPSAFSALLQSSLSTWTTQGKKGVWIKLPRQLIGLAEAAVKEGFWFQHAEKDYLMLVYWIPIEGDTIPSNASHRVGIGAFVINHRKEVLVVQEKTGRFQGQGIWKFPTGVVNEGEYIHDGSVREVKEETGVDTEFVQVLAFRQTHKAFFEKSDLFFVCMLKPLSLEINAQETEIEAAQWMPWEEYTKQPFVQNHELLRYMTAICSAKANGDYEGFTPLRVSAPDQQGNLYFNTRDLRSRH, encoded by the exons ATGAGTTGCCGTTTGGCGAAAAGCTATGGCTTTATCAGATTGTTGATGAAGCCGCGTCTGCGTTTTCCGCGTTTTCCAGCTGATGGGTTCTCTGCGTTTCGCAGTTGCTCCACGGCGACGAGGATCAGATCCATGtccgcttcttcttcctcctccacgAACCTGATGGCTGGTGAGGATGCGAATAGCGGCGTTACAGTGCTTCCGGTGGTTGAAGACAAGTACGGTGGCGTGATGACGGAGATTAGTCATCCCATGGATCCTTCTGCCTTCTCTGCACTTCTCCAATCATCTCTCTCTACCTGGACTACTCAG GGAAAGAAGGGAGTGTGGATCAAATTGCCTAGACAGCTTATTGGTCTTGCCGAAGCTGCTGTCAAG GAGGGGTTCTGGTTTCAACACGCGGAGAAGGATTACTTGATGCTTGTGTATTGGATTCCCATAGAAGGCGATACAATTCCTTCCAATGCCTCTCACCGTGTTGGCATTGGTGCCTTCGTCATTAACCACAGGAAAGAG GTGCTGGTGGTTCAAGAGAAGACAGGAAGGTTTCAAGGCCAAGGTATCTGGAAGTTCCCCACCGGAGTAGTCAATGAG GGTGAATATATCCATGATGGCTCGGTCAGAGAGGTGAAAGAAGAGACCGGA GTGGATACAGAATTTGTACAAGTATTGGCTTTCAG ACAGACCCACAAAGCTTTCTTTGAAAAGTCAGATTTGTTCTTCGTGTGCATGTTAAAGCCCCTTTCATTGGAGATCAATGCACAAGAGACAGAGATAGAGGCTGCTCAG TGGATGCCATGGGAGGAATACACAAAGCAACCATTCGTACAGAACCATGAGCTGTTAAGATATATGACAGCCATTTGCTCTGCTAAAGCCAACGGAGACTACGAAGGCTTCACTCCTCTCCGTGTCTCTGCACCTGATCAACAAGGCAACTTGTACTTCAACACCCGCGACCTCCGTTCCCGCCATTAA
- the LOC106401157 gene encoding nudix hydrolase 2 isoform X2, which produces MSASSSSSTNLMAGEDANSGVTVLPVVEDKYGGVMTEISHPMDPSAFSALLQSSLSTWTTQGKKGVWIKLPRQLIGLAEAAVKEGFWFQHAEKDYLMLVYWIPIEGDTIPSNASHRVGIGAFVINHRKEVLVVQEKTGRFQGQGIWKFPTGVVNEGEYIHDGSVREVKEETGVDTEFVQVLAFRQTHKAFFEKSDLFFVCMLKPLSLEINAQETEIEAAQWMPWEEYTKQPFVQNHELLRYMTAICSAKANGDYEGFTPLRVSAPDQQGNLYFNTRDLRSRH; this is translated from the exons ATGtccgcttcttcttcctcctccacgAACCTGATGGCTGGTGAGGATGCGAATAGCGGCGTTACAGTGCTTCCGGTGGTTGAAGACAAGTACGGTGGCGTGATGACGGAGATTAGTCATCCCATGGATCCTTCTGCCTTCTCTGCACTTCTCCAATCATCTCTCTCTACCTGGACTACTCAG GGAAAGAAGGGAGTGTGGATCAAATTGCCTAGACAGCTTATTGGTCTTGCCGAAGCTGCTGTCAAG GAGGGGTTCTGGTTTCAACACGCGGAGAAGGATTACTTGATGCTTGTGTATTGGATTCCCATAGAAGGCGATACAATTCCTTCCAATGCCTCTCACCGTGTTGGCATTGGTGCCTTCGTCATTAACCACAGGAAAGAG GTGCTGGTGGTTCAAGAGAAGACAGGAAGGTTTCAAGGCCAAGGTATCTGGAAGTTCCCCACCGGAGTAGTCAATGAG GGTGAATATATCCATGATGGCTCGGTCAGAGAGGTGAAAGAAGAGACCGGA GTGGATACAGAATTTGTACAAGTATTGGCTTTCAG ACAGACCCACAAAGCTTTCTTTGAAAAGTCAGATTTGTTCTTCGTGTGCATGTTAAAGCCCCTTTCATTGGAGATCAATGCACAAGAGACAGAGATAGAGGCTGCTCAG TGGATGCCATGGGAGGAATACACAAAGCAACCATTCGTACAGAACCATGAGCTGTTAAGATATATGACAGCCATTTGCTCTGCTAAAGCCAACGGAGACTACGAAGGCTTCACTCCTCTCCGTGTCTCTGCACCTGATCAACAAGGCAACTTGTACTTCAACACCCGCGACCTCCGTTCCCGCCATTAA
- the LOC106401179 gene encoding acyl carrier protein 3, mitochondrial-like → MHCIRSSILQHLRLRVPVRSVLLLEKENVFISKMNFTTEHDGGQDQVLSKVIELVKKYDTANASKVTETADFKKDLSLDSLDRVEIVMAIEEEFSVEIPDEKADKLTCCADIASFIVSETQSKASES, encoded by the exons ATGCATTGCATCAGGAGCTCAATCCTCCAGCATTTGAGACTCAGAGTGCCGGTCAGATCGGTTTTGCTTCTAGAGAAGGAGAATGTTTTCATTAGTAAAATGAATTTCACAACAGAACATGATGGAGGCCAAGATCAGGTTTTGAGTAAGGTTATTGAACTGGTCAAGAAGTACGACACAGCCAATGCCTCTAAG GTTACTGAAACGGCTGACTTTAAGAAAGATCTGTCGCTGGACAGTTTAGATAGGGTGGAGATTGTTATGGCCATTGAAGAGGAGTTCTCCGTTGAGATCCCTGATGAAAAAGCTGATAAGCTTACTTGTTGTGCTGATATTGCAAGCTTCATAGTCTCTGAAACTCAATCCAAGGCGTCAGAGTCCTGA
- the LOC106401147 gene encoding trihelix transcription factor GTL1, which produces MELLAGNCRKRLADDDFAEDVDPFGGSDWMYGGRSLRSQGNDDALATLADLAPPPQKLKPIRCVVNKASLEDRHPLDILAGSLDRLPEMGFLEDFDAPLGSKIADVEESGLLTRGVGKGLRFETEVQGQIHDTSRDGVSLSPSFDSDSEGDSSQGVGKAVTGKRKRQSREKREHFMEKLVGKMMRRQEKLHNQLINVMEKMERERVRSEEAWRQQEMDRMKQNEEARREEMSRSSTLISFIKSVIGEELKIPNAFVHAQPLQTIPRQCEWDQTQGDVKFVFPGGRRWPQEEVQALIASRSEVEEKTGVVHKGAIWDEISTRMKGRGYERSAKKCKEKWENMNKYYKRVMESSKKQPEHTKTRSYFEKLESFYKTNSVSAEHSGEKEQ; this is translated from the exons ATGGAGCTTCTCGCCGGCAACTGTCGGAAACGACTCGCCGATGACGACTTTGCCGAGGATGTTGACCCCTTCGGTGGCTCTGACTGGATGTACGGCGGACGTTCGCTGAGAAGTCAAGGAAACGACGACGCTTTGGCTACGCTCGCGGACTTGGCGCCGCCTCCGCAGAAACTGAAACCCATCAGGTGTGTTGTTAATAAGGCTTCTCTGGAGGATCGGCATCCTCTTGATATTCTCGCTGGGAGTCTAGACAGGCTTCCGGAGATGGGGTTTCTTGAAGACTTCGATGCTCCTTTGGGGTCGAAGATTGCTGACGTGGAGGAAAGTGGTCTGTTGACACGTGGGGTTGGgaagggtttaaggtttgaaACAGAGGTTCAAGGTCAAATACATGATACATCTCGTGATGGTGTGTCTCTGAG TCCATCTTTTGATAGTGACAGCGAGGGAGACTCTTCCCAGGGCGTTGGCAAGGCGGTCACGGGTAAAAGAAAGCGGCAAAGTAGGGAAAAGCGGGAGCATTTCATGGAGAAGCTGGTGGGGAAAATGATGAGGCGGCAAGAGAAGTTGCATAACCAACTGATCAACGTGATGGAGAAGATGGAGCGGGAGAGAGTGAGAAGCGAGGAAGCTTGGAGGCAACAGGAAATGGATAGGATGAAACAGAATGAAGAGGCTCGGAGGGAAGAGATGTCACGCAGCTCAACTCTCATCTCTTTCATCAAAAGTGTAATTGGTGAAGAGCTCAAGATCCCTAATGCTTTTGTTCACGCTCAACCACTCCAGACTATTCCCAGACAATGCGAATGGGATCAGACACAAGGAGACGTAAAGTTTGTGTTTCCAGGCGGAAGAAGGTGGCCGCAAGAGGAAGTGCAGGCGTTGATAGCTAGCAGAAGCGAAGTGGAAGAGAAGACAGGAGTGGTTCACAAGGGAGCGATATGGGATGAGATATCAACAAGAATGAAGGGAAGAGGGTACGAACGATCTGCTAAGAAGTGCAAGGAGAAGTGGGAGAACATGAACAAGTACTACAAGAGGGTGATGGAAAGTAGCAAGAAACAGCCTGAGCACACCAAGACTCGCTCTTACTTTGAGAAACTAGAAAGCTTTTACAAGACCAACTCAGTGAGTGCAGAACACTCGGGAGAGAAGGAACAGTGA
- the LOC106401171 gene encoding nuclear transcription factor Y subunit B-2-like yields MGDSDKDSGGGQNGQSPLSPREQDRFLPIANVSRIMKKALPANAKISKDAKETMQECVSEFISFVTGEASDKCQKEKRKTINGDDLLWAMTTLGFEDYVEPLKVYLQRFREIEGERAGLGRPQTGGEGGEHQRDAGVGDGGGFYGGGGMQYHQHHQFLQQQNHMYGSTGGGGGDGGGGAGSGRTRT; encoded by the coding sequence ATGGGGGATTCAGACAAGGACTCCGGTGGAGGGCAAAACGGACAGTCACCGTTGTCTCCCAGAGAGCAAGACAGGTTCCTACCGATCGCTAACGTGAGCCGGATCATGAAGAAGGCCTTGCCAGCGAACGCCAAGATCTCCAAAGATGCTAAAGAGACGATGCAGGAGTGCGTCTCTGAGTTTATAAGCTTCGTCACCGGAGAGGCGTCGGATAAGTGCcagaaggagaagaggaagacgaTCAACGGCGACGATTTGCTCTGGGCTATGACCACTCTAGGGTTCGAGGATTACGTTGAGCCGCTGAAGGTTTACTTGCAGAGGTTTAGGGAGATCGAAGGGGAGAGGGCTGGACTGGGGAGGCCGCAGACAGGTGGCGAAGGTGGAGAGCATCAGAGAGATGCTGGTGTTGGCGATGGAGGTGGATTCTATGGCGGTGGTGGGATGCAGTATCACCAGCATCATCAGTTTCTTCAACAGCAGAACCATATGTATGGGTCCACAGGTGGTGGTGGGGGTGACGGTGGAGGAGGAGCTGGCTCCGGTAGGACAAGAACTTAA